One part of the Leucobacter triazinivorans genome encodes these proteins:
- a CDS encoding ABC transporter permease: MNASPEHTVSISVRRSGGGATRSLRTLAKRVPWVAPLVTLLILVILWEIWVRFSDVPQFLLPAPSAIWDALVDNFGLLMRHAGVTLLETLIGFALSAVFGVLFAVVIVMWPLLGAAIFPLLVASQVIPKVAIAPLMVVWIGTGVTTASLIAFVMGFFPVVVNATLGMTSVQPASIDLMRSMGSSRWQLFRYLRFPNALPHIMSGLQLAVAFAIVGAIVGEFVGSDSGLGYLLIVTQGNLRTDLLFADLVVLTAIGLILYYGVELVGKVLLRNRN; encoded by the coding sequence ATGAACGCCTCGCCTGAGCACACGGTGAGCATCTCCGTCCGCCGTTCGGGAGGCGGCGCGACGCGGAGTCTGCGCACGCTCGCGAAACGAGTGCCGTGGGTCGCTCCGCTCGTCACACTGCTCATCCTTGTGATCCTCTGGGAGATCTGGGTGAGGTTCTCCGACGTGCCGCAGTTTCTGCTGCCGGCCCCATCGGCGATCTGGGATGCGCTCGTCGACAACTTCGGGCTCCTCATGCGGCACGCCGGGGTCACCCTGCTCGAGACCTTGATCGGCTTCGCGCTGAGCGCCGTCTTCGGGGTGCTCTTCGCCGTGGTGATCGTGATGTGGCCGCTCCTCGGGGCGGCGATCTTCCCGCTCCTGGTGGCTTCGCAGGTCATTCCGAAGGTGGCGATCGCGCCCCTCATGGTGGTGTGGATCGGCACCGGAGTGACGACGGCCTCGCTGATCGCGTTCGTCATGGGCTTCTTCCCCGTAGTGGTGAATGCGACCCTCGGGATGACATCGGTGCAGCCGGCCTCGATCGATCTCATGCGTTCGATGGGGTCGAGCAGGTGGCAGCTCTTCCGCTATCTCCGGTTCCCCAATGCGCTGCCCCACATCATGAGCGGCCTGCAGCTCGCGGTCGCATTCGCGATCGTCGGCGCGATCGTCGGCGAGTTCGTCGGGAGCGACTCGGGGCTCGGGTACTTGCTGATCGTGACGCAGGGCAACCTGAGGACCGACCTCCTCTTCGCAGACCTCGTGGTCCTCACCGCGATCGGGCTGATCCTCTACTACGGAGTCGAGCTGGTCGGCAAGGTGCTGCTGCGCAACCGCAACTGA
- a CDS encoding ABC transporter ATP-binding protein — MQPIEITCENVTKRYPGRRSSVTALDDVSMRVAPGEFVSLLGPSGCGKTTLLRLIGGLEAATDGELRIDGRPVEQPHPELGIVFQADLLMPWRTVLDNVLLQADVRRRRSPEMIERAKQLLAQVGLDGFLDSYPHQLSGGMKQRVGICRGLLHRPRLLLMDEPFAALDAMTRDQLSLDLSRLATESGTTILFVTHSIPEAVFLSDRIYVMSARPGRIAAELSVDLPKPRRLAHRQGQEFTRRVAEVTGIFKELGVFAADDYDEEGVSA, encoded by the coding sequence ATGCAACCGATCGAGATCACCTGCGAGAACGTCACGAAGCGGTACCCGGGCAGAAGGTCGAGCGTGACGGCGCTCGACGACGTATCCATGCGCGTGGCGCCCGGAGAGTTCGTCTCGCTGCTCGGGCCGAGCGGCTGCGGCAAGACGACACTGCTGCGCCTCATCGGAGGGCTGGAGGCGGCGACAGACGGAGAGCTCCGGATCGACGGCAGGCCCGTCGAGCAGCCTCACCCCGAGCTCGGCATCGTCTTCCAGGCCGACCTGCTCATGCCGTGGCGCACGGTGCTCGACAATGTGCTGCTCCAGGCCGACGTGCGCAGGCGGCGCAGCCCCGAGATGATCGAGCGGGCGAAGCAACTCCTGGCCCAAGTCGGTCTCGACGGGTTCTTGGACAGCTATCCGCACCAACTCTCCGGTGGAATGAAACAGCGTGTCGGGATCTGCCGCGGGTTGCTCCACCGTCCCCGGCTGCTGCTGATGGACGAACCGTTCGCCGCGCTCGATGCGATGACGAGGGATCAACTGTCGCTGGATCTCTCCCGGCTCGCCACCGAGAGCGGCACCACCATTCTCTTCGTCACGCACTCCATTCCCGAGGCGGTGTTCCTCTCGGACCGGATCTACGTGATGAGTGCGCGACCGGGAAGGATCGCTGCGGAGCTCTCCGTCGACCTGCCGAAGCCGAGGCGGCTCGCGCATCGGCAGGGGCAGGAGTTCACGCGACGGGTGGCGGAGGTTACCGGGATCTTCAAGGAGCTCGGGGTCTTCGCCGCAGACGACTACGACGAGGAAGGGGTGAGCGCATGA
- a CDS encoding ABC transporter substrate-binding protein, translating to MQERKITRRGRLAGAALAAASMLLLSACGTGSGPDAPEAEGADELALSLDWSTYVAYHAPFAVAQENGIYEKYGLSVTETLPGGSGDAVLEVGTGQTDLAWADLSTAAASMLQDVPVTAVAKIQQRNASGLTVLEGTKLESAEDVVGMRIGSTPGGSDSTLVGAFLQANGIAEDEVQIVNLPANGKFAALMTGDVDAISGQVYFYVSSARDEGAEAHGLSYSDMGLDVLDHGFVASDAFIESSPQAIERFLRAYREGLAETIADPAAACEVLAAKSDGAVLQDSCEAQLDLWLPLVTPVDDAEWGLNSEDDWQATVGALVEFSDARGDRDPASMFTNDFVPAD from the coding sequence ATGCAGGAACGGAAGATCACGAGAAGGGGTCGGCTCGCGGGCGCGGCATTGGCGGCGGCCTCGATGCTGCTCCTGTCCGCATGCGGCACGGGGTCGGGGCCCGACGCACCCGAGGCGGAGGGCGCCGACGAGCTCGCGCTGTCGCTCGACTGGAGCACCTACGTCGCGTATCACGCCCCGTTCGCCGTCGCTCAGGAGAACGGGATCTACGAGAAGTACGGGCTGAGTGTCACCGAGACCTTGCCCGGTGGGTCAGGGGACGCCGTGCTCGAGGTGGGCACCGGCCAGACCGACCTCGCCTGGGCAGACCTGTCCACGGCCGCAGCGTCGATGCTCCAGGATGTACCGGTGACTGCGGTGGCCAAGATCCAGCAGCGCAACGCGAGCGGCCTCACCGTGCTCGAGGGCACGAAGCTCGAGTCGGCGGAAGACGTCGTCGGCATGCGCATCGGATCGACCCCGGGGGGCTCCGATTCGACCCTCGTCGGTGCATTCCTGCAGGCGAACGGCATCGCTGAAGACGAGGTGCAGATCGTGAATCTGCCGGCCAATGGCAAGTTCGCGGCGCTGATGACGGGAGACGTCGATGCGATCAGCGGCCAGGTCTACTTCTACGTGAGCAGTGCTCGCGACGAGGGTGCTGAGGCGCACGGCCTGTCCTACAGCGACATGGGCCTGGACGTGCTCGATCACGGTTTCGTCGCGAGCGATGCGTTCATCGAGAGCAGCCCTCAGGCGATCGAGCGCTTTCTCCGCGCGTATCGTGAGGGGCTCGCCGAAACGATCGCAGATCCGGCCGCCGCCTGCGAAGTGCTCGCCGCGAAGTCCGACGGGGCGGTGCTGCAGGATTCCTGCGAAGCGCAGCTCGATCTCTGGTTGCCTCTGGTGACCCCGGTCGACGACGCCGAGTGGGGCCTCAACAGCGAAGACGATTGGCAGGCGACCGTGGGCGCGCTCGTCGAGTTCAGCGATGCCCGGGGAGACCGGGATCCGGCGTCCATGTTCACGAACGATTTCGTTCCGGCGGACTAG
- a CDS encoding VOC family protein: MAATSSTPRSRILVLVSVAAVVAAGIGAIVWGVVVSSRSSATNVAPSSALPDDTAMGVVELSAHDLPKVRAYYEDAVGLTVLSETQNEVVLGLDEPLLRVTSGAGGESGSTLAEAGLYHSAILYPDAASLASTLVTLASVAPDSFQGSADHAVSQAFYFLDPEGNGLELYIDRPRSEWRWSDGEVQMGSAQLDPAAFIQEHLGAESVDPDAATMGHVHLKVGDLDEARAFYADALGFAVTSQTDGALFYAAGGYHHHLATNTWQSAGAGTRTNATGLGSLTITIPDDGTVDEIADRLDAAGHDSERSDSGLSVEDPWGNLVRIAIGGAGA, encoded by the coding sequence ATGGCCGCAACTTCATCGACGCCCCGTTCCCGGATCCTCGTGCTCGTCTCCGTCGCGGCGGTGGTGGCCGCGGGCATCGGCGCCATCGTCTGGGGAGTCGTCGTCTCCTCGCGATCGAGCGCGACGAACGTCGCGCCCTCTTCGGCCCTGCCCGACGACACCGCCATGGGCGTGGTGGAGCTCAGCGCGCACGACCTGCCGAAGGTGCGAGCCTACTACGAGGACGCGGTCGGCCTGACCGTGCTGAGCGAGACGCAGAACGAGGTGGTGCTCGGACTCGACGAGCCGCTCCTCCGGGTGACCTCGGGCGCGGGAGGCGAATCGGGATCGACCCTGGCCGAGGCCGGCCTGTACCACTCGGCGATCCTCTACCCCGACGCGGCCTCGCTCGCGAGCACGCTCGTCACCCTCGCGTCCGTCGCACCGGACTCGTTCCAGGGCTCCGCCGACCACGCGGTGAGCCAGGCCTTCTACTTCCTCGACCCCGAGGGCAACGGCCTCGAGCTCTACATCGACCGCCCCCGCAGCGAGTGGCGCTGGTCAGACGGCGAGGTGCAGATGGGCTCGGCGCAACTCGATCCGGCCGCCTTCATCCAGGAGCACCTCGGGGCCGAGTCGGTGGATCCCGACGCCGCGACCATGGGGCACGTGCACCTGAAGGTCGGCGACCTCGACGAGGCCCGGGCCTTCTACGCCGATGCGCTGGGATTCGCGGTCACGTCACAGACCGACGGCGCCCTGTTCTACGCGGCGGGCGGCTACCATCACCACCTCGCCACGAACACGTGGCAGAGCGCCGGCGCCGGCACCCGCACGAACGCCACGGGCCTCGGCTCGCTCACCATCACGATCCCCGACGACGGCACCGTCGACGAGATCGCCGATCGGCTCGACGCCGCCGGACACGACTCCGAGCGCTCCGACTCGGGTCTCTCGGTCGAGGATCCGTGGGGGAACCTCGTGCGGATCGCCATCGGCGGCGCCGGCGCCTGA
- the soxR gene encoding redox-sensitive transcriptional activator SoxR, translated as MSTQAHTPDELLGVGEMSRRTGVAVSALHYYERLGLIASHRTDGNQRRYPRHMLRRVALISVAKRLGIPLDDVKEAFADVPLTDTPSHEDWQRASRRWKRTLEQRRLGIERLEKELTGCIGCGCLSMKACGLLNPDDQLGDTGSGARRIPV; from the coding sequence ATGAGCACGCAGGCGCACACCCCCGACGAGCTGCTCGGCGTCGGCGAGATGAGCCGCCGCACCGGCGTCGCCGTGTCGGCGCTGCACTACTACGAGCGCCTCGGCCTGATCGCCTCCCACCGCACGGACGGCAATCAGCGCCGGTACCCCAGGCACATGCTGCGCCGCGTCGCACTGATCTCGGTGGCCAAGCGGCTCGGCATCCCGCTCGATGACGTCAAGGAGGCCTTCGCCGACGTGCCGCTGACGGACACCCCGTCGCACGAGGACTGGCAGCGGGCGTCACGCCGCTGGAAGAGGACGCTCGAGCAGCGGCGCCTCGGCATCGAACGTCTCGAGAAGGAGCTCACGGGCTGCATCGGCTGCGGCTGCCTCTCGATGAAGGCCTGCGGCCTGCTCAACCCGGACGATCAGCTGGGCGACACCGGCAGCGGTGCCCGGCGCATCCCGGTGTGA
- a CDS encoding superoxide dismutase, with amino-acid sequence MSTYTLPDLPYDYSALAPHISGRIMELHHSKHHQAYVTGANTALEQLQEARDTGNLANVNKLEKDLAFNLGGHINHSVFWQNLSPEGGGEPAGELAAALDEHFGSFEKFQSHFAATALGVQGSGWSVLAWDALGKRPVIFQLFDQQGNAPLGVTPLLQLDVWEHAYYLDYQNVRADYVAAFWNIVNWADVQERFAAARQG; translated from the coding sequence ATGTCCACTTACACCCTCCCGGATCTGCCCTACGACTACTCGGCGCTCGCGCCGCACATCTCGGGGCGCATCATGGAACTGCACCACTCCAAGCACCATCAGGCCTATGTGACGGGCGCCAACACCGCGCTCGAACAGCTGCAGGAGGCCCGCGACACAGGCAACCTCGCCAATGTGAACAAGCTCGAGAAGGATCTCGCCTTCAACCTCGGCGGGCACATCAACCACAGCGTGTTCTGGCAGAATCTCTCGCCCGAGGGCGGCGGGGAGCCGGCCGGCGAGCTCGCAGCCGCTCTCGACGAGCACTTCGGATCGTTCGAGAAGTTCCAGAGCCACTTCGCGGCCACCGCGCTCGGCGTGCAGGGCTCGGGCTGGTCGGTGCTCGCCTGGGACGCGCTCGGGAAGCGGCCCGTCATCTTCCAGCTCTTCGACCAGCAGGGCAACGCGCCCCTCGGCGTCACGCCGCTGCTGCAGCTCGATGTCTGGGAGCACGCCTACTACCTCGACTACCAGAACGTGCGCGCCGACTACGTCGCGGCCTTCTGGAACATCGTGAACTGGGCCGATGTGCAGGAGCGCTTCGCGGCGGCGCGACAGGGCTGA
- a CDS encoding flavin reductase family protein yields MSATATDLATEFKTAFREHPAGIALITAAGDEGPVGLTASSVASVSVDPPALVFSVTRATGSAGLLLAADSLLVHLLDARHAAIAQEFAVTGGERFTAEQGWETLPTGEPHLVGVRAALRCRGIETVPVGSSMLVVAEVLDVRVGDRAEPMIYVDRTFRRTGGPL; encoded by the coding sequence ATGAGCGCCACCGCAACCGATCTCGCAACGGAGTTCAAGACCGCGTTCCGGGAGCATCCCGCCGGCATCGCGCTCATCACGGCCGCCGGCGACGAGGGGCCCGTCGGGCTCACGGCCTCCAGCGTCGCATCGGTCTCCGTCGATCCACCGGCGCTCGTGTTCTCGGTGACCCGGGCCACCGGCAGCGCCGGGCTGCTGCTCGCGGCCGATTCGCTCCTGGTCCACCTGCTCGACGCCCGGCACGCGGCGATCGCGCAGGAGTTCGCGGTGACGGGCGGGGAGCGCTTCACCGCCGAGCAGGGCTGGGAGACGCTGCCGACGGGCGAGCCGCACCTGGTCGGCGTGCGCGCGGCGCTGCGCTGCCGCGGCATCGAGACGGTGCCGGTCGGATCGTCGATGCTGGTGGTCGCCGAGGTGCTCGACGTGCGCGTCGGCGACCGCGCCGAGCCCATGATCTACGTCGATCGCACCTTCCGCCGCACCGGCGGCCCGCTCTGA
- a CDS encoding FAD-dependent oxidoreductase gives MIPETETETETETETETETETETETETETEASVRPPRSVAIVGAGPAGVYAADLLLGRDPDARIDLFEKLPAPYGLVRYGVSPDHPRIKKIQDALHRVLEHPRIRLQCNVEIGSDVTVEELREAYDAVVIATGADRDADLDIPGIGLPGSFGGADFVAWYDGHPDAPGEWPLEAESVAVIGAGNVALDVTRMIVKHVEHLDRTDIPDGVERGLRRNPVRDVHVFVRRGPADVRFSPMELRELGAQHDVDVIVDPAELVLDEHAERMTAQFAQRRLVVQTLREWAAVDPASQTASRRVHLHFYRQPARLLGEARVTGIELERTAADPLGRVAGTGVHERTAVGAVYRTIGYRSSPVPGVPFDERTGTIPERDGRVLGADGRPVPGLYTTGWIRRGPIGLIGSTKSDAAQTVGSLIDDLAVACTEPRGDASGLRARLSAAVDWQGWLRIDAAERALGAERGRERTKIVDRARLLDHASTPEYADAGGDTR, from the coding sequence ATGATCCCCGAGACCGAGACCGAGACCGAGACCGAGACCGAAACCGAAACCGAAACCGAAACCGAAACCGAAACCGAGACCGAGACCGAGGCGTCCGTGCGGCCGCCGCGCAGCGTCGCGATCGTGGGCGCGGGCCCGGCCGGCGTGTACGCCGCAGACCTGCTGCTGGGGCGCGATCCCGATGCCCGGATCGACCTCTTCGAGAAGCTGCCCGCGCCCTACGGGCTGGTGCGCTACGGAGTCTCTCCCGACCACCCGAGGATCAAGAAGATCCAGGACGCCCTGCACCGGGTGCTCGAGCACCCGCGGATCCGCCTGCAGTGCAACGTCGAGATCGGCTCCGATGTCACCGTCGAGGAGCTTCGCGAGGCCTACGACGCCGTGGTGATCGCGACGGGCGCCGACCGCGACGCCGACCTCGACATTCCGGGCATCGGCCTGCCCGGGTCGTTCGGGGGCGCCGACTTCGTGGCCTGGTACGACGGGCACCCCGATGCGCCCGGGGAGTGGCCCCTGGAGGCGGAGTCGGTCGCCGTGATCGGCGCGGGCAACGTCGCGCTCGATGTGACGCGCATGATCGTCAAGCACGTCGAGCACCTCGACCGCACCGACATCCCCGACGGCGTCGAGCGGGGTCTGCGCCGGAATCCGGTCAGGGACGTGCACGTGTTCGTGCGGCGCGGGCCCGCCGACGTGCGGTTCTCGCCCATGGAGCTGCGCGAGCTGGGTGCCCAGCACGACGTCGACGTGATCGTCGACCCCGCAGAGCTGGTGCTCGACGAGCACGCCGAGCGCATGACGGCCCAGTTCGCGCAGCGGCGGCTCGTGGTGCAGACGCTCCGCGAGTGGGCGGCCGTCGATCCCGCGTCGCAGACGGCGTCGCGCCGGGTGCACCTGCACTTCTACCGGCAGCCGGCCCGGCTGCTCGGAGAGGCGCGGGTGACCGGGATCGAGCTCGAGCGCACCGCGGCGGATCCTCTGGGCCGCGTCGCGGGCACGGGCGTGCACGAGCGCACCGCGGTCGGCGCCGTCTACCGCACCATCGGCTACCGGTCCTCCCCGGTGCCCGGCGTGCCGTTCGACGAGCGCACCGGAACGATCCCCGAGCGCGACGGGCGCGTGCTCGGCGCCGACGGGCGCCCCGTGCCCGGGCTCTACACGACCGGATGGATCCGGCGCGGCCCGATCGGTCTGATCGGCTCGACCAAGTCGGATGCGGCGCAGACGGTGGGCTCGCTCATCGATGACCTCGCGGTCGCGTGCACCGAGCCGCGGGGCGACGCGAGCGGGCTGCGCGCACGCCTCTCCGCCGCCGTCGACTGGCAGGGCTGGCTGCGCATCGACGCGGCCGAGCGCGCGCTCGGCGCCGAGCGCGGCCGCGAGCGCACCAAGATCGTCGATCGAGCCCGGCTCCTCGACCACGCGAGCACCCCCGAGTACGCCGACGCAGGAGGAGATACCCGATGA
- the fdxA gene encoding ferredoxin: MTYVIALPCVDLKDRACIDECPVDCIYEGERMLYIHPDECVDCGACEPVCPVEAIYYEDDLPAEWQDYYTANVEFFEEIGAPGSGTALGVIAHDHPIIAALPPQETV; this comes from the coding sequence ATGACCTACGTCATCGCCCTGCCGTGCGTCGACCTGAAGGATCGCGCCTGCATCGACGAGTGCCCGGTGGACTGCATCTACGAGGGCGAGCGCATGCTCTACATCCACCCCGACGAGTGCGTGGACTGCGGCGCCTGCGAGCCGGTGTGCCCGGTCGAGGCGATCTACTACGAAGACGATCTGCCGGCGGAGTGGCAGGACTACTACACGGCCAACGTGGAGTTCTTCGAGGAGATCGGCGCCCCGGGCAGCGGCACGGCGCTCGGAGTCATTGCTCACGACCACCCGATCATCGCGGCGCTGCCGCCCCAGGAGACCGTATGA
- a CDS encoding AraC family transcriptional regulator — MQPPSTATTDDVALAERLEYWEYWNQRALVGLRCSSPAPDRFHARSTQRALDGSVLTRIQGSQHVVDRSVQRIAAVPKHSVFVNVLLGGTAFLYHAGGLRTLRAGDSFVHTTMTPYLLGFEHDMDLLIVDIDAQLAPEAWSRRTAPSPEIRTTSEASRRLARDGLRVLHDPRSGDDAHERLARHALGVMAGGSETELARERALGLIRAGLGDPAFSVAALASAMHVSERQLRRWFSDQDRGPGAAILEERLQRARLVLRERADFTMSDVAAACGFGSASAFARAFRARFGASPSEFRNRG, encoded by the coding sequence ATGCAGCCGCCCTCCACCGCGACGACGGACGACGTGGCGCTCGCCGAGCGCCTCGAGTACTGGGAGTACTGGAACCAGCGGGCGCTCGTGGGACTGCGCTGCTCGAGCCCGGCGCCCGACCGGTTCCACGCCAGATCCACGCAGCGCGCCCTCGACGGCTCGGTGCTCACCCGCATTCAGGGCAGTCAGCACGTGGTCGACCGCAGCGTGCAGCGCATCGCCGCGGTGCCGAAGCACTCGGTGTTCGTGAACGTGCTCCTCGGCGGCACCGCGTTCCTCTACCACGCGGGCGGCCTGCGCACCCTGCGCGCCGGCGACAGCTTCGTGCACACCACGATGACCCCGTATCTGCTGGGCTTCGAGCACGACATGGATCTGCTGATCGTCGACATCGATGCGCAGCTCGCGCCCGAGGCCTGGAGCCGCCGCACCGCGCCGTCGCCCGAGATCCGCACCACGAGCGAGGCGAGCAGGCGCCTCGCGCGCGACGGGCTGCGCGTGCTCCACGACCCGCGCAGCGGTGACGACGCCCACGAGCGCCTCGCGCGGCACGCCCTCGGCGTGATGGCGGGCGGATCGGAGACCGAGTTGGCCCGGGAGCGCGCGCTGGGCCTGATCCGCGCGGGCCTCGGCGACCCGGCGTTCTCGGTCGCCGCGCTCGCCTCCGCGATGCACGTCTCCGAGCGGCAGCTGCGGCGCTGGTTCTCGGATCAGGATCGCGGCCCGGGAGCCGCGATCCTGGAGGAGCGCTTGCAGCGCGCCCGGCTCGTGCTGCGGGAGCGCGCCGACTTCACGATGAGCGACGTCGCCGCGGCCTGCGGATTCGGATCGGCCTCTGCCTTCGCCCGCGCGTTCCGCGCGCGCTTCGGCGCATCGCCGAGCGAGTTCCGCAACCGGGGCTGA
- a CDS encoding MFS transporter, translating to MTATATTSASQTGTARPPQGSPYQNVLLAILFSTFGFVFFDRLALNFLAPYWMPELGVDNSVLGLLGGIPALTWAISGLLLGALSERVDRRKSLIVISVIGFSVCSAFSGLVGGLASLLLLRAIMGMFEGGVLPLSQTLMMFSSSERRRGFNMGLLEGSSAGLLGGIVGPLLTVWMAEMWGWRTAFLFTIIPGAILTILILVFVKELRLGRRGDAAQTEIAPPTSAIPLDQRPATFAGAIRDRNIVLSMLIAVFFITWFITTQTFTPTYLAQEHPDWSTAQTAFALTGIGVGWVVWGVVVPMLSDRIGRKPTIIVFAVIAAAAPVIIMNATTPWMFFAGVAVTYTGMGCFTLYMATIPAETVSPRIMASCLGLIMGVGEIGGGFIAPWVGGIIADAHGLDTTFWMCTAAALVVAVLALGLRETSPAVARRRGLPVSGESA from the coding sequence ATGACCGCCACCGCCACGACGTCTGCGAGCCAGACCGGGACCGCGCGCCCGCCCCAGGGCAGCCCGTATCAGAACGTGCTCCTCGCGATCCTGTTCTCGACGTTCGGCTTCGTGTTCTTCGACCGCCTCGCGCTCAACTTCCTGGCCCCGTACTGGATGCCCGAGCTGGGGGTCGACAATTCGGTGCTGGGGCTGCTCGGCGGCATCCCGGCTCTCACCTGGGCGATCTCCGGGCTGCTGCTCGGCGCCCTGTCGGAGCGCGTCGACCGGCGGAAGTCGCTCATCGTGATCTCGGTGATCGGGTTCTCGGTGTGCTCGGCGTTCTCGGGCCTGGTCGGCGGGCTGGCCTCGCTGCTGCTGCTGCGCGCGATCATGGGCATGTTCGAGGGCGGGGTGCTGCCGCTCTCGCAGACCCTCATGATGTTCTCCTCGAGCGAGCGCCGCCGCGGCTTCAACATGGGGCTGCTCGAGGGGTCGTCGGCGGGCCTGCTCGGCGGGATCGTCGGGCCGCTGCTCACGGTCTGGATGGCCGAGATGTGGGGCTGGCGCACCGCGTTCCTCTTCACCATCATCCCCGGCGCGATCCTCACGATCCTCATCCTCGTCTTCGTGAAGGAGCTGCGGCTCGGACGCCGCGGCGATGCGGCGCAGACGGAGATCGCCCCGCCCACGAGCGCCATTCCGCTCGATCAGCGCCCGGCGACCTTCGCCGGCGCGATCCGCGATCGCAACATCGTGCTGAGCATGCTCATCGCCGTGTTCTTCATCACCTGGTTCATCACGACCCAGACGTTCACGCCGACGTACCTGGCGCAGGAGCACCCGGACTGGTCGACCGCGCAGACCGCGTTCGCGCTGACCGGTATCGGCGTCGGCTGGGTGGTCTGGGGCGTGGTGGTTCCCATGCTCTCCGACCGAATCGGGCGCAAGCCCACGATCATCGTCTTCGCGGTGATCGCCGCGGCCGCGCCCGTCATCATCATGAACGCGACGACGCCGTGGATGTTCTTCGCGGGTGTCGCCGTGACCTACACGGGCATGGGCTGCTTCACCCTCTACATGGCGACGATCCCGGCCGAGACGGTGTCGCCCCGGATCATGGCCTCCTGCCTGGGCCTCATCATGGGCGTCGGCGAGATCGGCGGCGGGTTCATCGCGCCCTGGGTCGGCGGCATCATCGCCGACGCGCACGGGCTCGACACGACATTCTGGATGTGCACGGCCGCTGCCCTGGTGGTCGCGGTGCTGGCGCTCGGGCTGCGCGAGACCTCGCCCGCCGTGGCCCGGCGCCGCGGGCTGCCGGTGTCGGGGGAGAGCGCGTAG
- a CDS encoding Zn-dependent alcohol dehydrogenase, producing the protein MKAAVLHSVGAPFTVEDVVLAAPLGREVRVDVRASGLCHSDRHVQLEGLGMPFPSVLGHEISGVVAEIGPDVTELAPGDHVVAYLVSHCGRCRDCIAGEPFRCANTDYVRRSPEQGPRITRRNGEELAQVVDISGFAEQVLVHENNLVKVNDEIPFDRACLLGCGVITGAGAAINTAQVRVGDTVAVIGAGGVGLNVVQGARIAGASRIIAIDLQDEKLELARRFGATHTINSGSVDDVVAAVAEIAGTAGVDHSFEVIGLVPTVRLALDVLRPGGTAYAIGLQKPGAQLALDGAPDLFPLQKSLKGVFMGSTNPKRDIPVYADLYLQGRLNLDDLIHNHISLDGINEAYEELEGGKVARSIIVFD; encoded by the coding sequence GTGAAAGCTGCAGTGTTGCACTCCGTGGGGGCGCCGTTCACCGTCGAGGACGTGGTGCTCGCCGCGCCGCTCGGCCGGGAGGTGCGCGTCGACGTCCGGGCGAGCGGCCTCTGCCACAGCGACCGGCACGTGCAGCTGGAGGGGCTCGGCATGCCCTTCCCCTCGGTGCTCGGCCACGAGATCTCGGGTGTGGTCGCCGAGATCGGGCCCGACGTCACCGAGCTCGCCCCCGGCGACCACGTGGTCGCATATCTCGTGAGCCACTGCGGACGCTGCCGCGACTGCATCGCCGGCGAGCCCTTCCGCTGCGCCAACACCGACTACGTGCGTCGCTCCCCCGAGCAGGGCCCCCGCATCACCCGCCGCAACGGCGAGGAACTGGCGCAGGTGGTCGACATCTCCGGCTTCGCCGAGCAGGTGCTGGTGCACGAGAACAACCTGGTGAAGGTGAACGACGAGATCCCGTTCGACCGCGCCTGCCTGCTCGGATGCGGGGTGATCACCGGGGCGGGCGCCGCGATCAACACGGCGCAGGTGCGCGTGGGCGACACCGTCGCCGTCATCGGCGCGGGCGGCGTCGGGCTGAACGTGGTGCAGGGCGCGCGGATCGCCGGCGCGAGCCGCATCATCGCGATCGATCTGCAGGACGAGAAGCTGGAGCTGGCCCGGCGCTTCGGAGCCACGCACACCATCAACTCGGGCAGCGTCGACGACGTCGTCGCCGCGGTGGCCGAGATCGCGGGGACCGCGGGCGTCGACCACTCCTTCGAGGTGATCGGCCTCGTGCCCACCGTGCGCCTCGCACTCGACGTGCTCCGCCCCGGCGGCACGGCGTACGCGATCGGCCTGCAGAAGCCCGGCGCGCAGCTCGCTCTGGACGGCGCACCCGATCTCTTCCCCCTGCAGAAGAGCCTGAAGGGCGTCTTCATGGGGTCGACCAACCCGAAGCGCGACATTCCCGTCTACGCCGATCTCTACCTGCAGGGCCGGCTCAACCTCGACGATCTCATCCACAACCACATCTCGCTCGACGGGATCAACGAGGCCTACGAGGAGCTGGAGGGCGGCAAGGTCGCCCGGAGCATCATCGTCTTCGACTAG